The Gadus chalcogrammus isolate NIFS_2021 chromosome 10, NIFS_Gcha_1.0, whole genome shotgun sequence genome contains a region encoding:
- the LOC130390825 gene encoding uncharacterized protein LOC130390825, with amino-acid sequence MVMTQSNSQAMQAVGQQLSTAAGYQPAFHPNQPVSSPVQIMCANMPTAVQALYQPTPMTLAQTAYQYAPSTPAQPTYQPQTAYQYVQATPAQPTYQPQTAYQYAPATPAQPTYQPQTAYQYAPSTPAQPTYQPQTATAQYPAHQLPAAAALQPVGQHPGGMPQQFTCQPPTWAVAPLPYTPAVPQQTAYQPPPVIPTQPAYQLAPLPPYQLSHHPQPVYHPQPAPTTQPAYQLVPLPQYQLSHHPQPVYHPQPAPTTQPAYQLVPPAPVQYALQPQYTPTQMPSALQPPRQPVPVPKLPKLVNDNERDFTDLKMALDHLLSPHTELSEHYKYRVLMEHLVLDEARLIAQSCRHYAQPYTAAMQALQRQYGQPHQLAQSEIATILNSPDLKAGDSKAFQSFALSVDLLVGMLTSLEGPNGMEVMSTGHVDRLLSKLPKHSRDGFVEHLQVQGRLNTNSLNPYNLRDLSDWLRVKAEAQRLSARMAQRHRTEGPQAPNRDRQVPVPRPRNLSVYHGSDKPKPDSRQLSDTFRSEAKQQKFERICLFCKSADHYLSQCPDIVRHSPEEIEKWIADGKRCRKCGRTNHKQDACTLKKACSECQEVHLRVLHTITKPGPGVYLITPEDRASLANSKQGGKVYLKVVPIILSHGSKSLHTYAILDDGAERTIILPAAVRHLELKGEAESLALRTVRQDVARLTGASVNFHVASLARPSEQHLVKGAFTAGRLALSEQSYPVTALQKRYRHLRGLQLHNFSKVRPLLLIGADCTHLITAKEPVRFGPRGGPAAVHTALGWVLQGPDGLGSHAASCYFTSLKPAPDDYYQHVERLWQLDVLPFRSEKLAVRSRLDQEAVSILEARTERVKVIDTFRYATPLLRAKDAPLLKAAAEAVMPMLRSTERRLEKDPAKAKVYEAEIQKLIDGGCVTKLSKEETDKSSESWFIPHHLVHHNGKDRLVFDCSFTYCGLSLNEQLLPGPTLGPSLIGVLLRFRQYAVAISGDIRAMFHQVRLLPEDRPLLRFAWRNLRREEQPNIYQWQVLPFGTTSSPCCATFALQKHVKDHAEGNEDILQSIEQSFYVDNCLQSLSTPESAKLLVDKMRQCLASGGFEIRQWASNFPSVVSHLPSTARSESTELWLAEKSTDPQEPALGLRWHCPTDQLGYKPKPMESEIPTMRHVYKVLARQYDPLGFIIPYTTRAKVLVQKLWAKKRSWDDPNLPPDILEAWSSWERELPELVNISLPRTYAPQDIANDATKYTMHVFCDASEQAYGSVVYLTTKSDDTVHVSFVMARSRVAPKRQQSMPRLELCAALTGAQLSSLVHRELTLSITQTFLWTDSTTVLTWLTSESCRFKVFVGTRVSEIHDLTSLHTWRYVDTANNPADDLTRGKTLVELAAPNRWIQGPSFLRGPPKNWPSLPTATEPEDAAELKHSIFCGLTQMSLAPQTPDVTQFDSWTDLVNATQQLFDGAAADPSLPQPDLLDAEALLLKASQADCFPGEIKCLRAGKPVLPSSKLSTLTPEMDPTMGLIRVGGRFRRMDTSCSTDIHPIVLDPCHAVTRLLIKDVDARLLHPGPDRVFAEIRRKYWVLRGRQAIKHHQRTCTECRKWRGQPVVPIMADLPPARLRIFKPPFFSTGVDCFGPYVIKVGRRREKRWGVIFKCLTTRCVHLDLLNSIDADAFLLALRRFIARRGTPFEVLSDQGTNFRGAERELKEAFAAMEPQLQERLAKQRIKFKFNPPAAPHFGGAWEREIQSVKKALQVVIGAQSLQEEVLLTVLIEVEGILNSKPLGYVSSDVGDPDPVTPNMLLMGRRDASLPQVSYAPDPLTRRRWRHCQMMVDHFWTQFIRSYLPSLQVRQKWHQPTDDLLQDTVVMIVDPQLPRAHWPVGKVVRLNASADGCIRSAEVQVWDKTYLRPVARLVRLPAVPDDNADPGTPVAP; translated from the coding sequence ATGGTCATGACACAGTCTAACTCCCAGGCGATGCAAGCAGTGGGCCAACAACTGTCAACAGCAGCGGGGTACCAGCCTGCCTTCCATCCAAACCAGCCTGTGTCATCGCCTGTGCAGATCATGTGCGCCAATATGCCAACGGCCGTACAGGCCCTATATCAGCCTACGCCAATGACACTTGCCCAGACAGCATATCAATATGCTCCATCTACGCCTGCACAGCCTACATATCAACCACAGACTGCATATCAATATGTTCAAGCTACGCCTGCACAGCCTACATATCAACCCCAGACAGCGTATCAATATGCTCCAGCTACGCCTGCACAGCCTACATATCAACCCCAGACAGCGTATCAATATGCTCCATCTACGCCTGCACAGCCTACATATCAACCCCAGACTGCAACAGCGCAGTACCCCGCACACCAGCTACCAGCTGCAGCTGCTCTCCAGCCAGTGGGCCAGCACCCAGGAGGCATGCCTCAGCAGTTTACCTGTCAACCACCCACATGGGCAGTGGCGCCCTTACCATACACACCTGCTGTCCCCCAGCAGACAGCGTATCAGCCTCCGCCAGTCATCCCAACTCAGCCAGCCTATCAGCTGGCGCCTCTTCCACCGTACCAGCTGAGCCATCATCCACAaccggtgtaccacccccagccTGCTCCAACAACTCAGCCAGCCTATCAGCTGGTGCCTCTACCACAGTACCAGCTGAGCCATCATCCACAACCGGTGTATCACCCCCAGCCTGCTCCAACAACTCAGCCAGCCTATCAGCTGGTGCCTCCAGCACCGGTCCAGTATGCCCTTCAGCCCCAGTATACACCAACACAGATGCCATCCGCTCTCCAGCCTCCCAGGCAGCCAGTCCCAGTACCAAAACTGCCTAAGTTGGTCAACGACAATGAAAGAGACTTCACTGACCTTAAAATGGCGCTGGACCACCTACTCAGTCCCCACACTGAACTCTCTGAGCATTACAAGTACCGTGTACTTATGGAGCACCTGGTTCTGGATGAAGCCAGGTTGATTGCACAGTCCTGCAGGCATTATGCGCAGCCCTACACCGCCGCCATGCAGGCCTTACAGCGGCAATACGGACAGCCACATCAACTCGCACAAAGTGAGATTGCCACGATCCTGAACTCTCCTGACCTCAAAGCAGGAGATTCCAAAGCCTTCCAGAGCTTCGCCCTTAGCGTCGACCTGCTAGTGGGAATGCTTACATCGCTGGAAGGGCCCAACGGAATGGAAGTGATGTCGACCGGCCATGTCGATCGGCTCCTGAGTAAGCTCCCTAAGCACTCGAGGGACGGCTTCGTGGAGCATCTACAGGTTCAAGGTCGCCTCAATACAAACAGCCTAAACCCATACAACCTTCGAGACCTCTCAGACTGGCTCAGGGTGAAGGCTGAAGCTCAAAGACTGTCCGCAAGAATGGCACAGCGCCATCGGACTGAAGGGCCACAGGCCCCCAACAGAGATAGGCAAGTTCCTGTGCCCAGGCCTCGCAACCTCTCAGTTTATCATGGCTCCGACAAGCCTAAACCTGACAGCCGTCAGCTTTCAGACACGTTTAGGTCGGAGGCCAAGCAGCAGAAGTTCGAGAGGATATGTCTCTTCTGCAAGAGTGCCGATCACTACCTATCACAGTGTCCAGACATCGTCCGGCACTCACCGGAAGAGATCGAGAAGTGGATAGCAGACGGCAAGCGTTGTCGTAAGTGTGGTCGTACCAACCATAAGCAAGATGCCTGCACCCTGAAGAAAGCGTGCAGTGAATGTCAGGAGGTTCACCTCAGAGTTCTCCATACCATCACCAAGCCAGGTCCCGGTGTCTACCTCATCACGCCAGAGGATCGCGCCTCACTAGCCAACTCCAAGCAAGGAGGAAAGGTGTACCTCAAGGTGGTGCCAATCATCCTTAGCCATGGGAGTAAGTCGCTGCACACCTACGCGATCCTTGACGATGGGGCCGAACGCACAATAATACTGCCAGCTGCCGTTCGTCACCTGGAACTCAAAGGCGAAGCCGAATCTCTCGCTCTGCGGACGGTCCGCCAAGATGTGGCTCGCCTCACTGGTGCGTCGGTAAACTTCCATGTGGCCTCCCTGGCACGGCCTTCAGAACAGCACCTGGTTAAGGGTGCCTTCACAGCGGGACGGCTAGCCCTGTCAGAGCAATCTTACCCCGTAACTGCACTTCAGAAGCGCTATCGCCACTTGAGGGGCCTCCAGCTGCATAACTTCAGTAAGGTGCGTCCGCTACTGCTAATCGGTGCAGATTGCACCCACCTGATCACAGCCAAAGAGCCCGTCAGGTTCGGCCCCAGAGGTGGACCCGCAGCTGTACACACAGCGCTCGGCTGGGTGCTCCAGGGTCCAGATGGTCTCGGGTCTCATGCTGCTTCATGCTACTTCACATCTCTCAAGCCAGCGCCAGACGACTACTACCAACATGTTGAACGTCTCTGGCAGCTCGACGTCCTCCCGTTTCGAAGCGAGAAGCTAGCAGTACGGTCCCGTCTGGACCAAGAGGCCGTGAGCATCCTGGAAGCACGCACTGAGAGGGTGAAGGTCATTGACACATTCCGGTACGCCACACCTCTGCTCCGGGCTAAGGACGCGCCACTGCTGAAAGCCGCTGCTGAAGCAGTCATGCCAATGCTCCGCAGCACAGAACGCCGACTGGAAAAAGACCCAGCTAAGGCTAAAGTCTACGAAGCAGAGATCCAAAAGCTCATCGATGGGGGGTGCGTTACCAAGCTCAGCAAAGAAGAGACGGATAAGTCCAGTGAGTCATGGTTTATTCCCCATCACCTCGTCCATCACAACGGCAAGGATCGCCTAGTCTTTGACTGCTCCTTCACCTACTGCGGCCTCTCCCTTAATGAGCAACTCCTCCCAGGTCCAACCCTTGGACCATCGCTCATCGGGGTCCTCCTGCGATTCCGGCAGTATGCTGTCGCCATCAGTGGAGATATCCGGGCAATGTTCCATCAGGTTCGGCTCCTGCCAGAGGACCGGCCATTGCTGAGGTTCGCCTGGAGGAACCTGCGACGCGAAGAGCAACCTAACATCTACCAGTGGCAAGTCTTGCCGTTCGGTACAACAAGCAGCCCATGCTGTGCAACGTTTGCGCTGCAGAAGCACGTCAAAGACCACGCAGAGGGAAACGAAGACATCCTGCAGTCCATAGAGCAGTCTTTCTACGTGGACAACTGTCTCCAGAGCCTTTCAACACCCGAGTCTGCCAAGCTCCTCGTGGACAAGATGCGGCAGTGTCTGGCCTCGGGAGGATTCGAGATCCGGCAGTGGGCAAGTAACTTCCCATCTGTCGTCTCCCATCTGCCTTCCACTGCCAGATCAGAGAGCACAGAGCTATGGTTAGCTGAGAAGAGCACCGACCCTCAGGAGCCGGCTCTGGGCCTACGGTGGCATTGTCCGACCGATCAACTTGGCTACAAGCCCAAGCCGATGGAGAGCGAGATTCCCACCATGCGCCACGTGTACAAGGTGCTGGCCAGACAATATGATCCTCTTGGATTCATCATTCCCTACACAACGCGGGCCAAGGTTCTCGTCCAGAAACTGTGGGCGAAGAAGAGGAGCTGGGACGACCCAAACCTTCCTCCTGACATCCTTGAGGCCTGGTCCAGCTGGGAGAGGGAACTTCCGGAGCTGGTAAATATCTCCCTACCGCGAACCTACGCACCACAGGACATCGCCAATGATGCCACAAAGTATACAATGCATGTCTTTTGTGATGCCTCTGAACAGGCATACGGTTCGGTAGTTTACCTCACAACGAAGAGTGACGACACTGTCCATGTTTCATTCGTTATGGCAAGGTCTAGGGTGGCTCCGAAGCGCCAGCAGTCAATGCCACGTCTAGAGCTCTGTGCAGCATTGACAGGAGCCCAGCTGTCCTCCCTCGTTCATCGAGAGCTCACCTTAAGCATCACCCAGACCTTCCTTTGGACTGACTCCACCACCGTCTTAACCTGGTTGACATCCGAGTCCTGCAGGTTCAAGGTCTTCGTTGGAACCAGAGTCTCAGAGATTCATGACCTGACGTCCTTGCACACCTGGCGGTATGTGGACACGGCCAACAATCCAGCCGACGATCTCACCCGCGGCAAGACTTTGGTTGAGCTGGCGGCGCCAAATCGGTGGATTCAAGGGCCATCGTTCCTCCGTGGTCCACCTAAAAATTGGCCATCGCTTCCCACCGCCACAGAGCCAGAAGATGCTGCTGAGCTCAAGCACAGTATCTTCTGCGGCCTCACACAGATGAGTCTGGCACCTCAAACACCAGACGTCACACAGTTCGACAGCTGGACAGACCTGGTCAACGCCACCCAGCAGTTATTTGATGGGGCGGCGGCTGACCCATCACTACCTCAACCGGACCTTCTTGACGCCGAAGCCCTCCTGCTGAAGGCTAGCCAAGCAGACTGCTTCCCAGGAGAGATTAAGTGTCTCAGGGCCGGTAAACCAGTACTGCCCAGCAGTAAGCTCAGTACGCTTACACCGGAGATGGATCCAACAATGGGTCTTATCCGAGTCGGTGGACGCTTTCGTCGTATGGACACTTCCTGTTCTACCGACATCCACCCCATAGTTCTCGATCCCTGCCATGCGGTAACAAGACTCCTTATCAAGGACGTGGATGCACGACTACTCCACCCAGGACCCGATAGGGTCTTCGCCGAGATCAGGCGCAAGTACTGGGTCCTCCGTGGGAGACAGGCTATCAAGCACCATCAGAGGACTTGTACGGAATGCAGAAAATGGAGAGGGCAGCCAGTGGTTCCAATCATGGCGGACCTACCCCCTGCCCGCCTGCGGATCTTCAAGCCTCCGTTCTTCTCGACGGGAGTGGACTGCTTTGGACCATACGTCATCAAGGTCGGGCGGCGCAGGGAGAAACGATGGGGTGTCATATTCAAATGTCTCACCACTCGATGTGTCCACTTAGATCTGCTAAATAGTATCGACGCCGACGCCTTCCTCCTAGCATTGAGGCGATTCATCGCACGTAGAGGCACCCCTTTCGAGGTTCTCTCTGATCAGGGAACAAACTTCcgaggtgcagagagagagctgaaggaGGCGTTCGCTGCAATGGAACCACAGCTACAAGAGAGACTTGCCAAGCAACGGATCAAATTCAAGTTCAACCCACCAGCGGCTCCCCACTTTGGTGGCGCCTGGGAGCGTGAGATACAATCCGTCAAGAAAGCCCTGCAGGTGGTGATTGGTGCTCAGTCCCTCCAAGAAGAAGTCCTGCTCACAGTCTTAATTGAGGTAGAAGGCATCCTCAATTCCAAGCCCTTAGGATACGTGTCGTCAGACGTTGGGGATCCGGATCCTGTGACACCAAACATGTTGCTGATGGGGCGGCGGGACGCCTCCTTGCCACAAGTGTCCTACGCTCCGGACCCACTCACCAGGAGACGGTGGCGTCATTGTCAAATGATGGTGGATCACTTCTGGACACAATTCATCAGAAGCTACTTACCGTCTCTTCAGGTCCGCCAGAAGTGGCACCAACCTACCGATGATCTTCTCCAGGACACTGTCGTGATGATCGTCGATCCTCAGCTGCCGCGTGCTCATTGGCCCGTTGGGAAGGTGGTCAGGCTGAATGCCAGTGCCGATGGATGCATCCGGTCTGCTGAGGTCCAAGTGTGGGACAAGACTTACCTGCGACCAGTAGCACGCCTTGTCCGGCTGCCAGCTGTTCCGGACGACAACGCTGATCCAGGGACTCCTGTAGCACCttag